Below is a genomic region from Molothrus aeneus isolate 106 chromosome 5, BPBGC_Maene_1.0, whole genome shotgun sequence.
TGCCCCAGAAGAGCTACAGAGATAAAAAACAAAGGAGTATGCAACATTCCTTCCTGAATATTCCAGCCTAAGGGTGAAACCTGTGTAGCTCAGGGGAAGTCAGTGATGATGAGCATGGGGAGAGCTACCTGTGAGAGACCAGGACCTGCTCTGGCACCTACCTCTAACAGGGGCAGATGTGATGCTAGGGGACaggaaacaagaagaaaaactggTTTTGTGTTTACATATCTTCCCTTCCCAAAGAGGGGTGAAGGGGCCAGAGCTCTACAAACTTCCACCATTTATCATAGCCAGTCCTCAGTCTTGTTAGTAGGAGAAAGATGCTCCAGGGAGGCTTCCTGCCACAGGAACGCCAGGGAGATGGGAAGCTTGGACACCTGGTGATTAAAAAACTCCACCCTTGTGAAAATATAATTCCATCCCCACTGAGCTTTAACAAGCTTTTATAGCAACTTGGGACGCAGGGAGCCAAGGAACATGCAGAAAGCCCTGTCCTTTTCCCCTTCACTCCCTCAAGTGACTCCAGGACTCATAACCAGGTGCTCAGAAGGGTGGGGACAGATGTTCCTTACTTAGCACGCAGGGCAATGGCTATTTAGAAAGACCAGTCTCTGGTGTGGTCCTCAGGAACACTTATGGCTGCATCCCCATCCTATTTCCCAAGGATCACAGAGATGTTAATACCAGTGAGCTGGGGAGAAAACTGTGCCTACATCAACcattcaggaaaagaaatagaaagcagTCAGGTTGTcctgtcagaaaaaaaccaaaaacatttttGGCTACAACTCCAGGCTCTGGTCAGTCACACTCCACACCAAGCTGGGCAGGTGTGGAAAGCCAGAGCCCCAGACCCTGGAGTTTTGCTTGAATCAATTCAATTTGATTGCTGCCATTGGAATGGGCTCAAGCATGGAGTCCTGGCCATTCTGCGACCTCCGCATTGCTCATTGTGTCCGTACCCACAAAAGCTAATGGGAAGTGCCCACTTCTGCAATTTTTACTCTCTAGGAAGTGATATGACTTGTGTGTTTCTccattaataaattattaaaaaaaaaacaaaaaaaggaaaatgacagcctgtgctggcagttTCCCCCCCTAGAATTCATCATCGGAGCTCAGCAAGAGGGTCTTCTCGTTGTCACGGGCGccggagcagctgtgggagcgCGAGATCACGTGGCTGCCGTTGCGCCAGGGGGGACCGTGCTCCAGTGTCGACTGCTGCGTGTACTGCTGATAGGCTGGAGAGAAGTTGTGGATCGCATCTTGGACAATGTCATGGGGATTCATGGTCTCCTTgaggctgctggagatgctctTCATGGGAGCACAGCGACCTGTTTGGATAAGACAGGAAGGGACAAGTAAAGAACACTGCTGCCTTCCCCACACCCTTAATATGAAGGTAAGGAGAACAGGGAACATGCAGTCCTAGATCCCGCAAAAGGTGTGTTACAGACTTCCttaagcagctgctgaggaaatgCCACACAAGTAGTGTTGAGTTTTACCAGTGGTGCTCCTAAACCCAGACACCGTTAGTCAAGTGAATCCACCACAGCACCAAAGGGGGGACATACCATGAGAACGGGACATACCCACAGTGACAACCTCCACTACACACTATTGGTGCTGGCCTGAGTGTGCAATGAACACAGTCAGGTAGGAGGTGCTCCTCTAAACACTTTCAGAAGACAAAAACTAAGTAAATTCTAAAGATATAGGAGAAATGGCATTTGCCATTCCACTCACTGCAAATTAAGACTGCTAGGTGGTATCAAAGTGCCCATGGGAAAGAGATCATACAAgtaaaaagcagcacaaagtaaTGAAAAGAGGGAAACAGGCAGTACTAGAGGCAGAACTACCCCATGTGTCATGATGATACCATGAAGAACGCAGCAGATGGAGAATGTACCACCCAAGTGCTAAGCACAGAGGGAAGCGGTGTCTCCTAGGAGCTGCCATGTCTCATGGCTACTAGGTTCCATTTCCAGTGTGGGCTTCTGGCTCTGCTCAGTTCTGGGGATGAGCTCCCTAGAGAACCCAAGTATGCTGATCATCTGTGGCAATTATAAAGTGAAGGGAGGCTGGGGTGAGAGCAGCTCCTTTGAGAGCCTGCACAACTCTTCAGAGAGAAATTACCAGAGCTCTGACACAAATGCTCTAAAGCTCTGCGTTAATGCCCACGCTGCTGTTTTACTACTTGTAATCCAGACAACCCTAAAGCAGCTGTGTGAGGCACTGGAGTCACAGACTTGCAAGGAAAGGGGAGCAAGGGGCAGGGCAGGTTGTAGGCAGGCTAGGAATCAGGAGAGAACAGCATCCCAGTTAAAAACCAACTGAGACAAACACACAAAGCATGCTGTACCTACCGTATGGCCCATATGATGGAACAGCTGCATCAGGGACCAGTGGCCAAAGCAAGGGAGAgataaaaggaagaggaaagacagagacagagaaagaggaaataacAAGAACTGAACAAGGCCCACCGCAGAAACATTCCCCACTGTACTGACCTGTAGTTTACCCTTGCATCACCCACAGATCTCATCTCCCCCCACTGCAACCACTGTTCCTCCAAAACctctggagctggctgggatggaggggtCCCTTACATAGACACTGCCCAAGGGCTGCTGTGTTCCAGCACCTCAGCACAGATCTCCTCCAGAAGGAAGGAAGCCCTTTATTTGGAAAACACTGGACAGACTAGGCACAAAACCCCCTTTTCCCAGAGATAACATCCATCTTCCCCAAAATAAGAATTTTCCTTATACCAGCCCAGCCCTCACAAAGTCATTACAGGAAGATCCTCCTCCTCCGTGACAAACATATTGCCAAAGCACAGCCTCATCTTCCCAAGCCAGATTCAAAACAGAGCCTGTTTTAggccctgtccctcctgccttcAGTCTGTTACACAATCTGGAGCAATGGAGTTCCCCTTTGGGGAGATAGGAAGAAGGACAAACCCATTCTACCGAAACAATGCAACATCTTACAGCCCTCAGGTCTGCAACAAGTTGTCGTGGGTGGCATACTGGGGAACTGAAAAGGGAACAGTGCAATTCAGTCAAGGTTTCTGCCCTGAAGAGCTGTTGCACAATAAATCTGTTCAGACACCACACAGGAGGGGATGTGGTGTTTTCCAAGCTATCAGGTTGGGAGTCATATCAGTGTGCTGGCTGCCTGAGGGACCAGCCTCCACCCAGTCTCACTACCAAAGAGACAAGCCATATGCACTGGCATGCTTCCTACCTTGGGCATCAATCCTCTTGTCCACATACACCTTGTATGTGAAGGCGTGGCGCAGGGCAATGGCTGCAAAGAACATCTCCACACAAATGATGAAGTCTTGATAGCCAGCAGCTACTGTGCCTTCACCCACAGACACATTAGCagagtggattttggggatggCACCACACTTTTCCAAGATGGCCAAGAGCATCCCTAAACAAAGTAATAAGTTCATGTAAATGTGCAGAAAACATGGTCTCACAGTAACTGCAAAGAATGGAAATTTATCCAGCTGTTTGTGCTGTGTATCCTAGACACAAACCCACCCACCACAGGAGCTACAAACAGAGTGGGCTACAAACACGCACCTCTGGTCACTTATAcaacagagaaaggaagaataaaaggaGACAAATACATTTAGGCAAAGACTGTTCAAACACCGATCCTCTTCTATCCTCAACTGACACAAACTGTGGAACTAACTGCTGTAGGACTTGATTAAGTCCAAAAGGGTAAGAGGAGTCAGATATTTTTGTAAGCAATCCTGTGATCTCAGTGCTGTCCCAAAATAGGTTCTTTCACACAGTGTGCAAGAGGCCAATCCACACAAAGAGTCAAGGTATTTGGCTTATTTACTTATTTAGTTCTGCACAGAAAGGGGTGCTGGCTGGCAAATCCACAAAGCCAGCATGATGACTACCAAAGCTTTTTGCTATTTATACATTTTACCAAACAAAGCCACTCATATTCCTTGGCTAAAAGTTACCtaattctctttttaattaGTATTCTGTCTTCTATTGGTTAATGGGCCCCTCCCTGCTCATGCTAATTAGTCTGCATGCTCAGTGTCTCTCTCCTTTTGAGCTGGTGGTTTCCTGGGTCAGTGGCCATGATCTCCCCCTGCCAGAATTACCTTTTACTCTGTAGGAGCTGattcagcacagctgctgagccatctttattaatttcttccttaCCTTGGGGGTTCTGCCAAATGTCTTTGTGGCTTGTAAATTCTGCATTCTTCGTGTCCACTATCTGTGGTACAACCCTCTTCCCAAGCTTTGTTAACCTCCCCTGAGGTCACTGAAGAACGTTGATCCCTAAACCTTAACAAGGCAGTTCTACTGTCAAGTAATTTGTCTTTCTAACACCTGGACATCACTTGGAGCTTGTTTGTTAGCTCCTGTTCCACAGATTAAACCTCTTGTTGATTAGACTTGAAAGCATATAAAGATTAAACACCAAAGAACATAGTTTCTTAAGAAAATTTTGACATATTCCACATTTTTCAACATCAGCACTTGCACTAGCTAGAACAAAAACTGAAGTAACAGAACTTTTCATTTAAGCATATTAGTGTTTTTGACACACCACTGTAAAAAAGAGGTTTCTCCCTGTCCACAGCTTAGTGGCTGAAGAATTTCAGAGAAGACAAAGTGTGTGACCAGATGCTTCAAGATGATAAACCAGACAGCTTATTAGTTTGTCTGTAAACAGGGAGGATGGGCTATACTCCAACAGCCTGAATTCCACCTAAGTTCCTACTCAATTAGTCTTTGAAGTGCAACTCAGTAAACCTAAGTAGGGCATTGAACAGGGAAATGCTTAGAGCCAATTAGTCAGAAGCACTAAGCTTAGGTGGAATTTTGACTTTCCGATGGTGCCTCTGCTTCATGTGTAAGAATTCTGAGTGTCCTTCTCCCAGCAGTGGTTCTGTGGCAGTACACACTGCATCCAACCAGCTTGCTCCTTCACATATACCACAGACATaccattaaaattttatttttagagcaCTAAAAAAGCACTAAAACTTTTTAGATGTGTCACTTTAATCAATAAAATGGTAGCATGCAGATAAAATGTTGGCAGCTTGTGCTTTATGATTGTTTCAGGAATGCAGAGAACTCTTCACCCTATCAGTTGATTTTGCCAAATATAAGTtcttgtgcacacacacagggattCAGGagcatataaataaaaattaaaccgTGCAAAACAGCtttcccagagaaaagcaaTGAATGACTATAAACCAAATGGAATACAAGAAGACATTTTGTCTATTAATCAACATCTGCTCTATCAACTCTTGTGTCTGAGCCCCTGCAGAGAGCTCTTTATGCCTaccaagggaagggaaaaacagCTCACCTTGCCAGAAGGACAGGAAGATGACAGATTTCACCATGAAGAACTTGAGGACTGGGCTGTAGGGACTGAGCAGCTCACGTGTGGCAAAGTAGAAAAGGAAGAGGGCATACAGTGCCAGGCTGACAGAGATGTTGTAGATGATCGTCACATAGAGGTAGCCACTGGTTACACTGAAAAGAGAAGATATATATGAATGCCTGAAACTTCAGCATGTTTTCCCCTTGCCACTGTCAATGGAAAGTTCCAAGAgtccatttccttcctgcctccctgTCCCATTTCCACCCCTAAACCAAGGTAGAAGAAACATGAAGCTAATAGAGATCTACCTCTGCCTTCTTTTCTCACGCACATCAACCCATGTACTCCCATCTTTTCCCCGCACACACAGAGACAATAAGCAAAGCCAGACAGAGAAAGGGCAGCCAAATCTTGAATGCTAAATAAATACACTTACTCAAAGTCACCATCCTGGTACTTGCCGAAGGCCTGAAGGATGACTGTGCTGATGGCCATGAGGGGCTTCACCACACAGAACTGCAGGGTAGCCTACAGGAATGAGAGGGGAGCAATGAGAAGTCAGGTGGTACAAGAGGACAAGCTGCCAACAGCATCACAATGGAGTATCCACTGGGACCACTCAGCAAGGCAGCGCAATCCAGCCCCAACAAGATGTCTGACCTTGCCACTTGCTAATTGATTGTGTTTGAGGATGCAGCACCCAAGAGGAGATGAAGGAGTTTCAGAAGATGTACATGTGCTATCTACTTGTccagaacaggaagaaaaacctCTCTGTACGGTTGTTCCTAGAAGCTGTCAGCCCCACTcttccagagctgcttttcacaggctgtgctgcagcacatttATGCACTGTAACAgtacaaaaagcaaaaaatctcACACTGTGCtatggcacagacacagcaattTTAACAGAGACATACTGGGGAAGGAAAGCAAACTCCAGTCTATAGCTGTCACAAAGTTAGGCAAGAAAGTCCCCTGGATCAGAGGGGAACCCCGCTGTTTGAGGAGGAACTTTTGACAACTGCCACAATATTCAGGCATTTTGTAAACACAGCAATGTGTGTTGCCACACACAAGTTAAGAGCTATTCTGTTGTCATCCACATGACCTTTACTGAATCTCCCCAAAGATTCCATGGCACTTGGGATCAGCTCTATCTGTTCTGCCCGTATAAACTACTGCTCCTATTGGGACTGAGTGTTCTCTCAAAGCCACCACATTCCTCAACTTTCTGCAGATGTTGAACTTCAAAGtcctaaaaaaaggaaagacttATGGGCCTAAAAATGTCTCCCTGAAGAGATGTGACCTGTGTCTCCCTGAAGGAGGCTACAAGAGCCTGGGTAGGTGCTGACCTGTGTGCCTGTGGGGAGGGCTATGTATGGAAAGAAGGTAAAACCAAACAGTAATAATTGCTTTGGATACGATGCAATTTGTTAGTGGTCATAAGACTTCAAGGAGATTAAAAACCCCAGCACATGCCAGTTAGTGAGTCACTTTAAATATGTGAACTGGAAAAGGTCAAGCTAATTGGTAAACAACTCCATCCTCTGAGCTTCCTCTCCTCCTGATCTGGGGACATTTTAACCATTTCCCTGCAATCCAAACCACCACGTACTATTTTTAGCTGCTTCCCTAGAAGATGCTGTAGCATACGGGAAGCACATGGATGGTGTGTGATCCATGTGTGAGGGTCACCAGACAGAGGCCCAGCAAAGAATCTTGATCAAGACATCTTTAAGGAAACAAGCTTTTTCTATTTCACACCACAGACACCAGCACACCACCTCACAGCTGAAGGTCCACAGGCAACACAGGCAGACTGACTGACCCACAACAGGGACCTGACTGAGAAAACTGAGAGGGGACAGTGTGAAGgtggtaagaaaaaaaatttataacaCACAGATTCCTTCAGGATGAAAGGGAccagaaagagcagaaaatggGCAGGTAGTGATGGGAGGCAAAAGAAGTGCTGGAGATACTGAGAACAGGGCTAAAAAGGGCAAGGTGTTCCTTTCAGTACATTTCTCTTCCAGATCATCACTATGGTGGATACTGCACGGGTCAGCACTGACATTTGTTCTGCTGCCCTTTCACACTAGCCTTCCCAGGAATCTACCTTGAAAAGtcttccccaaaaatcctgaaagTCTAGAAGTACCAGAAAGTGAACCTTGACATCAATAATTTCTCACCAAGACAATATTTAAGTTCAAGCCAAGAAGGATGGAAGTATTTAGGCATCTCTTTTCAATACACCTCCCTCACAGCATCCACAGCAGACTTAGCAGTTAGCAAAGGGCAGGCATGAGTTGAAAAATTGCTGCGAAATACCagcaaaaggaaagcaaagtaTCTACCAAAGACAGAGTTACCAaaagagctgggatttggggaggccAGCAGAAAAAACACATCTTCCCCATACCCCAAGGTGTGCTTCTAGTCTTCACTGTTGTGAACAAACTTTCCAAACACAGACATGTGCAACCCAGGTAGTGACTGCAAGAGGCTGTGGGACGTGAGAAGCAAGAAGTCGAAGGGAAATTATTTCACCAGCATTCATTCACTTTCATGGGTGCTACATCTGCTtacaatatatttaaaaagtaaaaattaacaTTAGTAGCAATAAGAATAGGTAATGCAGTGAATCAACCAAAGGATGTCCAGATGAAACATATGAGAAACAGCTGAAGTAACATACTGGGTTCAGaccagaaaagaaattaagaagcaagaaaacagaaaagctgtaaGGACAAAACATGGGGCAGGGACAAATAGAGCACATAAGCAAAAGAAGCAGTCCTTTGAAAATGGCCACTTGTGCAGCACAGCTTAACACTGGATATTAACATGAGGCTGCACTGTACTTTTGATGTTCCTGCATATTGCTAAAACACAGAAGATGGGCCATGTTGTTCAGGAGAAGCCAGGGCAAATATCTAGACCTGCTGACTGAAATTACAATGACCTGAGCCCTTTCAAAGAACCAGACCTGCTTCACACTGCCTCCTTCTGTGCTCATTTCAGCAAGTGAGCAAAGCCTTGAAATTCACCTGCTGTTTCATGACAGCCAGAGGTGACTGACCTGCAATGAGCAGACAAGGGCTGTATAGAGGTTTAGGCCTCCCCCATCCACCCGCCCTCGACATACCCAGTtcagcacagacagacacacatgGTGAGCAATACTTGGTTCCGCCTACAAACCAATGTGTCATGCTCAACCTCCACCCCTCCTCAGCTCCAAACcacaacagcagcactgggaattcAGGAGGCTGTTACACAACTGTGGGGTGTCTGCGACACAACACAGACATCAATTTCTTGGAATTGGGACCTCTGTAACCCAGAAATTAAGAGAGTTTCTTCCTAGGATTAACATCAGTTCCAGGAGATAACTTGTGTCTTAAACTAAGGCCTTCCTGGTGTGGGGTTGAGtagaaaatgttaaaatcattcttaacatatttaaataattcttaACACCAAACCAACCCTGAAACACCTCCTCTTCTCAGCAGTCTGCAGGCCTCTCAAAATGCTATTAGAGCCCCGATCAAAGATCTCAGAAATTCAGCAGCAAAAGGCACCATTGCCACCCCCACACACTTAATTTCTGCAGAATGTTCCAGCCCATACCTGTTTGCAGAATCTCAGGAATCCAATTGAATATGTCTTTCCCCACAGGCAGCAAGTCCCGTACACACAGCTGGACCTGAAAGAACCAACACAAGATGACAGAGTTCACAAGCAAGATTTGGGCAAGAGTGCAAGATTCCTACCCTCTTTATCCACCTCTCTGTAGCCAAGTTGCAGGACTGGTGCTTTCTCCAACAATGACTGCAGTTATGGCCATACCGTCTTCTAGAGACGTGTCTAAAACAACATCCTGACTAtacacagcaatttttttttcctgtcactgaATAGCATGGGGAGAAATATAGATCCTAGAGGAGACACACAATCAACTGAAGACAGAAAAGATTcaaaggaagagaagggagtaggaaaataaacaaaggaCAGGCAGGTGTCCAGAAAAATTGTGAATCAGTCCAGCTTGCCTAAGAGGATGTGATCAGCCTGATCTGTCTCAGAGCAAGGTAAAATCATCATCATCCATGCTGCCCAGTTCCAGCAGACACTTGCCACCTGACACAGTTTTTCAGGACAGGGATAGAGAAATAGTAGATGGGCACAGAAGGAGGACAGCGTCATGCTGTAAGCACAATAAATACTCACTCAATTGGTTTCCCTCTGATCTCAGACATGATGGAGCTCTCCCCTCCCAAATACTCATAGCAGAGGCTGAGAAAGTTGTATATTACAAAGGCTGCAAAGACATCAATCACAGTAAAATGACAACCAACTTCAAAACAGGTGCAAGGACCAAAAGCACAGGCAATAGACCAAACATTAGCAGGGACTGCTTATGCAGCACCTTTCTCTTCAAAGCACTCCAGATTTTCACTGCATTTATCATCCTACCTCAGCACTCACAAGACCATCTGAATGGGAGTTTGGCCAAGGTCCCAGGCCAGCTCCATGACTCATGCCAAAAGGGTCACAGAACCATATAAAACTGTGGACAGTCTCTGTTTTATTTGGCATCTGTAAGATGCCATTCTTTACAGGGTTCCTGTGCATTATTCCAGGACATTACACTGGTACTAAATAATCTGGAAAAGGTATCTCTGATCCATCAGCCACATGTTATCTCCTGTATTTAACCTTTTAGATGATGAACATAGTTTGTCTCTGCCAGGTAACCAGGCTATAGACATAAGAGTTGGAGAAACAAAGAGTTTATAACAATCAGTGAAACTCTGTTTCCACGTCTTGTGGGGACTTTTGCAAAACAGGCTCTGTTCTTCATTTTctcaaaaagataaaatttcttGTGTGCTGAATAAAATTCTCCTTAGACCACCTcttttctgccttccccagaAACCTGTTACAGATGACAAACAGACTGACCACTAACACTCTGACCCATTTCAGTTCCCCATAACTACAGATGTATCTCCTTTTCATGGGATCCAAACTCACTTAAATGTGCATGAAGTGAACCTGTATACACCCTGTCTGCCACTCTCT
It encodes:
- the TMEM184B gene encoding transmembrane protein 184B isoform X1, which codes for MIMMTDVTAAPRLGSTATTPAVAPNFSWMPEDGSPTAVEQPIFLMTTAAQAISGFFVWTALLITCHQIYMHLRCYSCPNEQRYIVRILFIVPIYAFDSWLSLLFFTNDQYYVYFGTVRDCYEAFVIYNFLSLCYEYLGGESSIMSEIRGKPIESSCVYGTCCLWGKTYSIGFLRFCKQATLQFCVVKPLMAISTVILQAFGKYQDGDFDVTSGYLYVTIIYNISVSLALYALFLFYFATRELLSPYSPVLKFFMVKSVIFLSFWQGMLLAILEKCGAIPKIHSANVSVGEGTVAAGYQDFIICVEMFFAAIALRHAFTYKVYVDKRIDAQAVPSYGPYGRCAPMKSISSSLKETMNPHDIVQDAIHNFSPAYQQYTQQSTLEHGPPWRNGSHVISRSHSCSGARDNEKTLLLSSDDEF
- the TMEM184B gene encoding transmembrane protein 184B isoform X2, whose protein sequence is MIMMTDVTAAPRLGSTATTPAVAPNFSWMPEDGSPTAVEQPIFLMTTAAQAISGFFVWTALLITCHQIYMHLRCYSCPNEQRYIVRILFIVPIYAFDSWLSLLFFTNDQYYVYFGTVRDCYEAFVIYNFLSLCYEYLGGESSIMSEIRGKPIESSCVYGTCCLWGKTYSIGFLRFCKQATLQFCVVKPLMAISTVILQAFGKYQDGDFDVTSGYLYVTIIYNISVSLALYALFLFYFATRELLSPYSPVLKFFMVKSVIFLSFWQGMLLAILEKCGAIPKIHSANVSVGEGTVAAGYQDFIICVEMFFAAIALRHAFTYKVYVDKRIDAQGRCAPMKSISSSLKETMNPHDIVQDAIHNFSPAYQQYTQQSTLEHGPPWRNGSHVISRSHSCSGARDNEKTLLLSSDDEF